The following coding sequences lie in one Pseudomonas sp. B33.4 genomic window:
- a CDS encoding amino acid adenylation domain-containing protein codes for MNDLLDDEVLALLMADAGEQSQGIIARPHPAPAPLSFAQQRLWFVQQLTPDSAAYNLPRAVRLSGALQAQHLEMALNKVIERHDVLRSAIVEIDGVAMQVVDAHATLLLGFDDLRGLSAEAREQQIAQRIGEEAAKPFDLKHAPLMRATLLQVADTEHLLLLNMHHIASDAWSNAILMQDLTRAYAQAAMGMSAPLPRPAIQYADYADWQRGDYLHSPACKTSAEYWQNYLGQTLPPLDLPVDFARNDQHSHAAGKHDFSLPATLAQALNRFCQQHGLTPFVVALGAWQLLLSRYSGQDDFTVGVPNATRNRSEIQDLVGFFVSTQVYRVRIDPQLPCKDFLLRLRRESLAALDHADYPLELSFDDLQLQSSQQINPLFQVLFNWRTDGGNSVPLNLGELTLDFVDAGSGQAKFDLSLDVSYSLNRIDANIEFSRDLYSPATIERLAGHWQNLLHAITANPEIALSELPLLSDAECRQQREQWNPAVTTLPSEGVHQLFERQALATPHALALICDDVCMSYAQLNSAANGLAQTLLGYGVGPEVRVGIAVERSARMIVSLLAVLKAGGVYVPLDPEYPQERLTWMIEDSGLSVLLSQRSLRQRLPSVDAVSVLCVDELDLADSAHSDNPTCRTHGHNLAYVMFTSGSTGRPKGVGITQAALTRHAQVALQFLGLTPADRSLQFATFNFDAFVEQLYPALICGASVVLRGPEIWDSETWYQQLLDKQFTVSDLTTTYWNMLARDFAAAGVRDYGPLRQVIVGGEAMPPEGVAAWGKAGLGHVRLLNTYGPTETTVSATVLDCTDYVTGHKPLPKTMPIGRPLAGRAIYLLDSGGQPVPVGVVGELVIAGDLLARGYFQRPELTAERFMPDPFSTQGGRLYRTGDLARYRADGVIEYVGRLDHQVKIRGFRIELGEIESCLLQIPAVREALVLAREGLAGMQLIGYIVPSDGDLSSEQHDQLRAALKAELKSRLPAYMVPSHLLVLEAMPVSPTGKLDRKALPLPDISQSETRFKAPETALEQALAELWQETLHVDRVGLDDNFFELGGHSILAIQFIAALNARLGIKLALQQMLAHATVEALAQFIAMEHQQQAQCVVELSASATSAPPLFCLHPSGGIVFCYQPLAKRLSKHARTFGVMHTGFADKHAHAQTWAQMIADYTRQIIDKQADGPYRLMGWSLGGSIAMDIAAELERQGREVSFLGLVDTTLPDSLLPADLPRKPLEEENPEYFSAQNELATAVEMFSLMFAHLHEPAARFLAENPQTDLKAFYQWASQQAATSEQEMVATLDAIKQEIMNAQAFEIHDRLVKSYDAFMLPTLKVEASCWWSLSHKTLEQVLHSEQVLREHTVSGRLQGSVHSTLPHRSMIYGESLLESFEAVFLTCEAALNN; via the coding sequence ATGAACGACTTACTCGATGATGAGGTACTGGCGCTGCTGATGGCAGATGCCGGCGAGCAATCCCAAGGCATCATTGCCCGTCCCCACCCGGCCCCGGCCCCCCTCTCCTTCGCGCAACAGCGACTGTGGTTCGTGCAACAGCTGACACCTGACAGTGCCGCCTATAACCTGCCACGCGCCGTGCGCCTCAGCGGTGCCTTGCAAGCACAGCATCTGGAAATGGCGCTGAATAAAGTCATCGAACGCCACGATGTCCTGCGCAGTGCGATCGTCGAGATCGACGGGGTAGCCATGCAGGTGGTCGATGCACACGCAACGCTGCTGCTGGGGTTCGATGATCTGCGCGGCCTGAGCGCTGAAGCGCGCGAACAGCAGATTGCCCAGCGCATTGGCGAAGAGGCCGCCAAGCCCTTCGACCTGAAGCACGCACCACTGATGCGCGCGACACTGCTGCAAGTCGCCGACACGGAGCACTTGCTGTTGCTCAACATGCACCATATCGCCTCGGACGCCTGGTCCAACGCGATTCTGATGCAGGACCTGACCCGCGCCTACGCGCAAGCGGCAATGGGCATGAGCGCGCCACTGCCGCGCCCGGCCATCCAGTACGCCGACTATGCCGACTGGCAACGAGGCGACTATCTGCACAGCCCGGCCTGCAAGACCAGCGCCGAGTACTGGCAGAATTATCTGGGCCAGACGTTGCCGCCGCTGGATCTGCCGGTGGACTTTGCGCGCAACGACCAGCACAGCCATGCGGCCGGCAAACACGACTTCAGCCTGCCCGCCACCTTGGCGCAGGCACTCAATCGCTTCTGCCAGCAGCACGGTTTGACTCCCTTTGTGGTCGCCCTGGGCGCCTGGCAATTGCTCCTGAGCCGCTACAGTGGCCAGGACGATTTCACCGTCGGCGTGCCCAACGCCACACGCAACCGCAGTGAAATTCAGGACCTGGTCGGGTTCTTTGTCAGCACCCAGGTCTATCGCGTGCGGATTGACCCGCAGTTGCCTTGCAAGGACTTTCTGCTGCGGCTGCGCCGCGAATCGCTGGCCGCACTCGACCATGCCGACTATCCGCTGGAACTGAGCTTCGACGACCTGCAACTGCAAAGCAGTCAGCAGATCAATCCGTTGTTCCAGGTGTTGTTCAACTGGCGCACGGACGGCGGCAACTCGGTGCCGCTGAACCTGGGCGAATTGACCCTGGACTTTGTCGATGCCGGCAGCGGGCAGGCGAAATTCGACCTGTCGCTGGACGTCAGTTATTCCCTGAACCGCATCGACGCCAACATCGAATTCAGCCGCGATCTCTACAGCCCCGCCACCATCGAGCGGTTGGCCGGGCATTGGCAGAACCTGTTGCACGCCATCACCGCAAATCCCGAGATTGCCCTGAGCGAATTGCCGCTGCTGAGCGACGCCGAGTGCCGCCAGCAACGCGAACAATGGAACCCAGCCGTTACGACATTGCCGAGCGAAGGCGTGCATCAGCTCTTCGAACGCCAGGCACTGGCCACGCCGCATGCCCTCGCGCTGATTTGCGATGACGTGTGCATGAGCTATGCCCAACTCAACTCGGCAGCCAATGGCCTGGCACAGACCCTGCTCGGCTACGGCGTGGGCCCGGAAGTGCGGGTGGGCATCGCGGTCGAGCGCTCGGCGCGGATGATCGTCAGCCTGCTCGCGGTGCTCAAGGCCGGCGGTGTGTACGTGCCCCTCGATCCCGAATACCCGCAGGAACGCCTGACCTGGATGATCGAAGACAGCGGCCTGAGCGTGCTGCTCAGCCAGCGCTCTTTGCGCCAGCGCCTGCCCTCGGTAGACGCGGTCAGCGTGCTCTGCGTCGACGAACTCGACCTCGCCGACAGCGCGCACAGCGACAATCCGACCTGCCGTACCCATGGCCATAACCTGGCGTATGTGATGTTCACCTCAGGTTCCACCGGTCGACCAAAAGGTGTGGGGATTACCCAGGCGGCGTTGACCCGACACGCGCAAGTCGCCCTGCAATTCCTCGGCCTGACACCCGCCGATCGGTCGCTGCAATTTGCCACGTTCAACTTCGATGCCTTTGTCGAACAACTCTACCCGGCGCTGATCTGCGGCGCATCGGTGGTACTGCGCGGGCCGGAGATCTGGGACAGCGAAACCTGGTACCAGCAGTTGCTCGACAAGCAATTCACGGTCAGCGACCTCACCACCACATACTGGAACATGCTGGCGAGGGATTTTGCCGCCGCCGGTGTCCGTGACTATGGCCCGTTGCGCCAGGTGATCGTGGGCGGCGAAGCCATGCCACCGGAAGGCGTGGCGGCGTGGGGCAAGGCGGGACTTGGCCATGTGCGCCTGCTCAACACCTATGGCCCGACGGAAACCACGGTCAGTGCCACGGTGCTCGATTGCACGGACTACGTCACCGGTCATAAGCCACTGCCGAAAACCATGCCGATCGGCCGCCCCTTGGCTGGACGCGCCATTTACCTGCTGGACAGCGGTGGCCAACCGGTCCCGGTGGGCGTCGTCGGTGAATTGGTGATTGCCGGCGATCTATTGGCCCGGGGCTATTTCCAGCGCCCGGAGCTGACCGCCGAACGCTTCATGCCTGACCCGTTCAGCACGCAGGGCGGGCGTCTGTACCGAACCGGCGATCTGGCGCGCTATCGCGCCGATGGCGTCATCGAATACGTCGGCCGACTCGATCACCAAGTGAAGATTCGCGGCTTCCGTATCGAACTCGGTGAAATCGAATCCTGCCTGCTGCAAATTCCGGCCGTCCGCGAAGCCCTGGTCCTTGCCCGCGAAGGATTGGCCGGGATGCAGTTGATCGGTTATATCGTGCCGAGCGACGGTGATTTGTCGAGTGAACAGCACGATCAACTGCGTGCAGCCCTCAAGGCTGAACTGAAAAGCCGTCTGCCCGCCTACATGGTGCCGAGCCATCTGCTGGTGCTGGAAGCCATGCCCGTCAGCCCGACAGGCAAGCTTGATCGCAAGGCGTTGCCGCTGCCTGACATCAGTCAATCGGAGACCCGCTTCAAGGCCCCGGAAACTGCATTGGAGCAAGCGCTGGCCGAACTCTGGCAGGAAACCCTGCACGTTGACCGGGTCGGCCTCGACGACAACTTCTTCGAACTGGGCGGGCATTCGATTCTGGCCATCCAGTTTATTGCCGCACTCAATGCGCGCCTGGGGATCAAACTCGCTTTGCAGCAAATGCTCGCCCACGCCACCGTCGAAGCCCTGGCGCAATTCATTGCCATGGAACACCAGCAGCAAGCCCAATGCGTGGTGGAACTTTCCGCCTCGGCCACCAGCGCCCCGCCGCTGTTCTGCCTGCATCCCAGCGGCGGCATCGTGTTCTGCTACCAACCGTTGGCCAAACGCCTGAGCAAACACGCGCGCACTTTCGGCGTGATGCACACAGGCTTCGCCGACAAACACGCCCACGCCCAGACATGGGCGCAAATGATCGCTGATTACACCCGACAGATTATCGATAAACAGGCTGACGGCCCGTATCGTTTGATGGGCTGGTCGCTCGGCGGCTCCATCGCCATGGACATCGCCGCCGAACTGGAGCGTCAGGGGCGTGAAGTGAGCTTTCTCGGTCTGGTCGATACCACACTGCCGGACAGCCTGTTGCCGGCCGATCTGCCGCGCAAACCGCTGGAAGAAGAAAATCCCGAGTACTTCAGCGCACAAAATGAACTGGCGACGGCCGTGGAAATGTTCAGCCTGATGTTCGCGCATCTGCACGAGCCGGCGGCACGCTTCCTCGCCGAAAACCCGCAAACCGATCTCAAGGCTTTCTACCAGTGGGCCAGCCAACAGGCCGCTACCAGCGAACAGGAAATGGTGGCGACGCTGGACGCCATCAAACAGGAAATCATGAACGCCCAGGCGTTCGAGATTCATGACCGACTGGTGAAATCCTACGACGCTTTCATGCTGCCGACGCTCAAGGTCGAGGCGAGTTGCTGGTGGTCGCTGTCGCACAAGACCCTGGAGCAGGTGTTGCACTCGGAACAGGTGCTGCGTGAACACACCGTCAGCGGACGACTGCAAGGCTCGGTGCATTCCACCCTGCCCCACCGCAGCATGATTTACGGTGAGTCGTTGCTTGAGTCCTTTGAAGCGGTGTTCCTGACGTGTGAGGCGGCACTGAACAACTGA
- a CDS encoding aminotransferase class V-fold PLP-dependent enzyme yields the protein MSNRRDFLKQAGLLAAALPLGASLPNIASAAATAAPAAPMPRSKWTQLQQLFDQDPDYLHFSNFLITSHPKPVREAIERHRAALDKNPGLAMDWDLGVIEQREENVRVWAGQYLQANAKQIALTGSTTEGLTMIYGGVHVRPDQEILTTAHEHYATHTILALRKEREGTQVRKIRLFKDPQTATTAEILAAIDTAIRPETRVLGMCWVHSGSGVKLPIGDIGAIVDKHNRGRSDADRIIYVVDGVHGFGVDNLSFAQMNCDFFIAGTHKWMFGPRGTGIVCSRFEEVKYVTPITPTFSEATAFSTTMTPGGYHSFEYRWALDEAFKLHLQLGKAEVEARIHALNSYLKKRLLEHPQIELVTPLSPQLSAGFTFFRVKGQDSDKVAAYLMQNRVVADAVNRDVGPVIRTAPGLLNDEAQIDRLMALLAKQL from the coding sequence ATGAGTAATCGTCGTGATTTTCTGAAACAGGCCGGACTGCTCGCCGCTGCGCTGCCACTGGGCGCAAGCCTGCCGAACATCGCCAGCGCTGCCGCCACGGCTGCGCCCGCTGCGCCAATGCCGCGCAGCAAGTGGACGCAGTTGCAGCAACTGTTCGACCAGGATCCGGACTACCTGCACTTTTCCAACTTCCTGATCACCTCGCACCCGAAACCGGTGCGCGAAGCGATCGAACGGCATCGCGCCGCCCTCGACAAAAATCCCGGCCTGGCCATGGATTGGGACCTCGGCGTGATCGAGCAGCGCGAGGAAAACGTGCGCGTCTGGGCCGGCCAATACCTGCAAGCCAACGCCAAACAGATCGCCCTGACCGGCAGCACCACTGAAGGTCTGACGATGATTTACGGCGGTGTGCATGTGCGCCCCGATCAGGAAATCCTCACCACCGCCCACGAACACTATGCCACCCACACCATCCTCGCCTTGCGCAAGGAACGTGAAGGCACGCAGGTGCGCAAGATCCGTCTGTTCAAGGATCCGCAGACCGCGACCACAGCCGAAATCCTCGCCGCCATCGACACTGCCATCCGCCCTGAAACCCGCGTGCTGGGCATGTGCTGGGTGCATTCGGGCAGCGGCGTGAAGCTGCCGATCGGTGACATCGGCGCCATCGTCGACAAGCACAACCGTGGCCGCAGCGATGCTGACCGGATCATTTATGTGGTCGACGGCGTGCACGGTTTCGGCGTCGACAACCTGAGCTTCGCGCAGATGAACTGTGACTTCTTCATCGCCGGCACCCACAAGTGGATGTTTGGCCCGCGCGGCACCGGCATCGTCTGCAGCCGTTTCGAGGAGGTCAAATACGTAACGCCGATCACCCCGACCTTCTCCGAGGCCACAGCCTTTTCCACCACCATGACGCCCGGTGGCTATCACTCCTTCGAGTATCGCTGGGCGCTGGACGAAGCCTTCAAGCTGCACCTGCAACTGGGCAAGGCCGAGGTCGAAGCGCGTATCCACGCGCTCAACAGCTACCTGAAGAAGCGCCTGCTGGAACACCCGCAAATCGAACTCGTCACCCCGCTGAGCCCGCAACTGTCGGCCGGTTTTACCTTCTTTCGAGTCAAGGGCCAGGACAGCGACAAAGTCGCCGCGTACCTGATGCAGAACCGCGTGGTTGCCGACGCCGTGAACCGCGATGTGGGTCCGGTGATTCGTACCGCACCGGGCCTGCTCAACGACGAAGCGCAAATCGATCGCTTGATGGCGCTATTGGCCAAACAGCTGTAG
- a CDS encoding PvdJ/PvdD/PvdP-like protein, producing the protein MKISRRWFMAGLALTGAAVPAAYFGHREWTKPDPTITPGEASFDVADLAGQRLASALRGVWDIRFEGRDAGLEGLPAKGLQVFLDIGQKGRGVCGFLDTPERLRSGETPRYRILGDLAGADAAKLTWRLIGVQGQIDYELEMILDEVWADFGNAGKGTLSGKVLRLDRPLALPVQDNGFVAVKRLFPEARERTPLNPTLLAWLISPEHRLFHQLWHATRDKWHTLPEDKREALRGIGWQPGPRDKERDARGSRKDRNGSGVDFFFMHRHMLGTARSMQDLPSWQYFPLPQPELIRDRPGFARYFDNHDGTALPPAWLADGDDEYSKWVSDIKTAETYESNFQVWESQYRDPVYLARLTLGQFGSEVELGLHDWLHMRWASVPRDPSNGQPVPFARDPADFAARWYGPENDFLGDPFSSHVNPSFWHFHGWIDDRIEDWFRAHERFHPGEVTRKVVNGVQWFAPGRWNEVDDPWLGPVTHGCSTTPGLQAGKTVEMDPETMKLALRITFLNDEKKLAGLFRRVPQRPWYARNLKPKTSPA; encoded by the coding sequence ATGAAGATTTCTCGACGATGGTTCATGGCGGGCCTGGCGCTGACCGGCGCTGCGGTGCCGGCGGCTTATTTTGGGCATCGTGAATGGACGAAGCCGGATCCGACGATCACTCCGGGTGAAGCGTCTTTCGACGTCGCCGACCTCGCCGGACAACGCTTGGCCAGTGCCTTGCGGGGCGTCTGGGATATTCGCTTCGAAGGCCGTGACGCAGGCCTTGAAGGGCTTCCGGCCAAGGGCCTGCAAGTGTTCCTCGACATCGGCCAGAAAGGCCGTGGCGTCTGTGGTTTTCTTGATACACCGGAGCGTTTGCGCTCCGGCGAAACACCTCGTTACCGAATTCTTGGCGATCTCGCCGGTGCCGACGCCGCGAAGTTGACCTGGCGGCTGATCGGTGTGCAAGGCCAGATCGACTATGAGCTGGAAATGATCCTGGATGAGGTCTGGGCCGATTTCGGCAACGCCGGCAAAGGCACCCTCAGCGGTAAAGTCTTGCGCCTGGATCGGCCCTTGGCCTTGCCGGTACAGGACAATGGTTTCGTCGCAGTCAAGCGCCTGTTTCCCGAGGCGCGTGAGCGTACGCCGTTGAATCCGACGTTGCTGGCCTGGTTGATTTCCCCCGAGCACCGACTGTTCCACCAGTTGTGGCATGCCACGCGGGACAAGTGGCACACCTTGCCGGAAGACAAGCGCGAAGCCCTGCGCGGCATCGGCTGGCAGCCCGGACCGCGTGACAAGGAGCGCGATGCCCGTGGGTCGCGCAAGGATCGCAACGGCTCCGGGGTGGATTTCTTCTTCATGCACCGGCACATGCTTGGCACGGCGCGTTCAATGCAGGACCTGCCATCGTGGCAATACTTTCCGCTGCCTCAGCCGGAATTGATCCGTGATCGCCCGGGCTTCGCCCGTTACTTCGACAACCATGACGGCACGGCGCTGCCGCCCGCATGGCTGGCTGACGGTGATGACGAGTACAGCAAGTGGGTCAGCGACATCAAGACGGCCGAGACCTACGAAAGCAACTTCCAGGTCTGGGAGTCGCAATACCGTGATCCGGTGTACCTGGCCAGACTCACGCTCGGTCAGTTCGGTTCCGAAGTTGAATTGGGCCTGCACGACTGGCTGCACATGCGCTGGGCGTCCGTGCCACGCGACCCGTCGAACGGTCAGCCGGTGCCTTTCGCGCGTGATCCTGCCGACTTCGCTGCGCGTTGGTATGGCCCGGAAAATGACTTCCTTGGCGACCCGTTTTCATCCCACGTCAATCCGTCGTTCTGGCATTTTCATGGCTGGATCGACGACCGTATCGAAGACTGGTTTCGCGCGCACGAGCGCTTCCATCCGGGTGAGGTCACTCGCAAGGTGGTCAACGGTGTGCAGTGGTTTGCACCCGGGCGCTGGAACGAAGTCGATGATCCGTGGCTGGGGCCGGTCACGCATGGCTGCAGCACTACGCCGGGGTTGCAGGCGGGCAAGACGGTGGAGATGGACCCGGAAACCATGAAGCTGGCACTGCGCATCACCTTCCTCAATGACGAGAAAAAACTCGCCGGGCTGTTCCGCCGCGTGCCGCAACGGCCGTGGTATGCGCGCAATCTGAAGCCTAAAACCAGCCCGGCTTGA
- a CDS encoding cyclic peptide export ABC transporter, giving the protein MTTKSRGAISEVLGLLKPYRVVVALSILLGMLGGVSVTALLATINKALNGSGVPSATVLLTFAGLCAFALLTSILSDIGTNHVGQHIIAGLRKSLGEKVLLAPIEQIERFRSHRLIPVLTHDVDTVSDFAFSFAPLAIAFTVTLGCLGYLAYLSLPMFALLLIAIVIGTVVQYIARAKGIKGFEAAREAEDELQKHYSAIAAGAKELRIHRPRRQRMFSQRIEGTADYICNTHIRSINTFVVAKTFGSMLFFVVIGLALALQSFWLGTDKAVLSGFVLVLLYMKGPLEYLVTTLPVVSRANIAFKRIAELAEQFSSPEPHLLLRDCAAASKTAVQQLQLHNVHYAFPPVQGSAAFELGPVNLDIAQGDIVFIVGENGGGKTTLIKLLLGLYAPQRGEVLLNGQVVDAQARDDYRQLFTTIFADYYLFDELVQGDKQVPADTSRYLERLEIAHKVSINDGVFSTTDLSTGQRKRLALINAWLEERPVLVFDEWAADQDPAFRRIFYTELLPELKQMGKTIIVISHDDRYFDVADQLVRMEGGRVVTHKKPLETA; this is encoded by the coding sequence ATGACCACAAAATCGCGCGGAGCCATCAGTGAAGTCCTCGGCCTGCTCAAGCCTTACCGGGTCGTCGTGGCGCTGTCGATCCTGCTCGGCATGCTCGGTGGCGTCAGCGTCACTGCCCTGCTGGCGACCATCAACAAAGCCCTGAACGGCAGCGGCGTTCCGTCGGCCACCGTACTCCTGACGTTTGCCGGCCTCTGCGCGTTCGCCCTGTTGACTTCGATTCTGTCGGACATCGGCACCAACCATGTCGGCCAGCACATCATCGCCGGCCTGCGTAAATCACTCGGCGAAAAAGTCCTGCTGGCGCCCATCGAGCAGATCGAGAGGTTTCGCAGTCATCGCCTGATTCCGGTGCTGACCCATGACGTCGACACTGTCAGCGATTTCGCGTTTTCCTTTGCGCCACTGGCGATCGCTTTTACCGTCACCCTCGGTTGCCTGGGTTACCTGGCCTACCTGTCCCTGCCGATGTTTGCCCTGCTGTTGATCGCGATCGTGATCGGCACCGTCGTCCAATACATTGCCCGGGCCAAAGGCATCAAAGGTTTCGAAGCGGCGCGCGAAGCCGAAGACGAACTGCAGAAGCACTACAGCGCGATCGCCGCGGGTGCCAAGGAACTGCGTATTCATCGCCCGCGCCGCCAACGCATGTTCAGCCAGCGCATCGAGGGCACGGCGGATTACATCTGCAACACGCACATCCGCTCCATCAACACGTTCGTGGTGGCGAAAACCTTTGGCTCGATGCTGTTTTTCGTGGTGATCGGTCTGGCCCTGGCCCTGCAATCGTTCTGGCTCGGTACCGATAAAGCCGTGCTCAGCGGCTTCGTGCTGGTGCTGCTGTACATGAAAGGCCCACTGGAATACCTGGTCACCACGTTGCCGGTGGTCAGTCGCGCGAACATTGCCTTCAAACGCATCGCCGAGCTGGCCGAACAGTTTTCTTCGCCGGAACCGCACTTGCTCCTGCGCGACTGCGCTGCGGCGAGCAAAACGGCGGTACAACAGTTGCAACTGCATAACGTGCACTACGCCTTCCCGCCGGTTCAAGGCAGCGCAGCGTTCGAGCTGGGGCCGGTCAATCTGGACATCGCGCAGGGTGACATCGTGTTTATCGTCGGCGAGAACGGCGGCGGTAAAACCACCCTGATCAAATTGTTGCTGGGCCTGTATGCGCCACAACGCGGGGAAGTCCTGCTCAATGGCCAGGTGGTCGATGCCCAGGCTCGCGATGACTATCGCCAACTGTTCACCACGATTTTCGCCGACTACTACCTGTTCGATGAACTGGTACAAGGCGACAAACAAGTGCCGGCCGACACCAGCCGCTATCTGGAACGCCTGGAGATTGCGCACAAGGTGAGCATTAACGACGGTGTTTTCAGTACCACCGACCTGTCTACCGGCCAGCGCAAACGCCTGGCGTTGATCAACGCCTGGCTGGAAGAGCGTCCGGTGCTGGTGTTCGACGAATGGGCTGCCGATCAGGACCCGGCCTTCCGGCGCATCTTCTACACCGAGCTGCTGCCGGAGCTGAAACAGATGGGCAAGACCATCATCGTGATCTCCCACGATGACCGCTACTTCGACGTTGCCGATCAGTTGGTGCGGATGGAGGGAGGCCGAGTGGTCACCCACAAGAAGCCCCTCGAGACTGCTTGA
- a CDS encoding dipeptidase — protein sequence MTKPRSKKALFIGLPLALAISAGAGFAAWHHWFKDDLGYDAKIVKQADELHERMLSFDSHVSLMQNFGTDGHEADKDGSGQFDLAKTSRGRLSGAALTIFGWPEMWNGPDAPHKPTAGFIDEARNQQEIRYRIISGMVRDYPNQVAIAYTPDDMRRLHGEGKFAIFISMLNAYPLGHDLNLLDLWTARGMRMFGFSYIGNNDWADSSRPLPFLNDSPDALDGLSDLGKQAVKRLNDLGVIIDVSQMSTKALEQVAQLSRTPLIASHSAPRAMVDIPRNLSDKEMQLIKNSGGVVQIVAFSQYLRPLTQKTQDRLNELRKEFDLPPLPNLAMALMPGDPIIAAWSETKFGLYASRLYAILEDEPKASLKDFGDAIEYAVRKIGIDHVGISSDFNEGGGVKGFQNVGEIRNVTAELLSRGYSEADIGKLWGGNFLRVWDQVEKAAKPALANAQGTTQP from the coding sequence ATGACAAAACCACGTTCGAAAAAGGCTCTATTCATCGGCCTGCCCTTAGCCCTGGCGATCAGCGCCGGTGCAGGCTTTGCCGCTTGGCATCACTGGTTCAAGGACGACCTTGGCTATGACGCCAAGATTGTGAAACAGGCAGATGAACTGCACGAACGCATGCTCTCTTTCGACAGCCATGTCAGCCTGATGCAGAACTTCGGCACCGACGGTCACGAAGCCGACAAGGATGGCTCCGGCCAGTTCGATCTGGCCAAAACCAGTCGCGGTCGCTTGTCTGGCGCGGCGCTGACCATTTTCGGCTGGCCGGAAATGTGGAACGGCCCCGATGCCCCCCACAAACCGACTGCCGGCTTCATCGACGAAGCACGCAACCAGCAGGAAATCCGCTACCGGATCATCTCCGGCATGGTTCGCGACTACCCCAATCAAGTCGCGATCGCCTATACCCCGGACGACATGCGCCGCCTGCACGGCGAAGGCAAGTTCGCGATTTTCATCAGCATGCTCAACGCCTATCCGCTGGGCCATGACTTGAACCTGCTGGACCTGTGGACGGCGCGCGGCATGCGCATGTTCGGCTTCAGCTACATCGGCAACAACGACTGGGCGGATTCGTCTCGCCCACTGCCATTTCTCAATGACTCACCGGACGCCCTCGACGGCCTCTCCGATCTGGGCAAGCAGGCGGTCAAGCGCCTCAATGATCTGGGCGTGATCATCGACGTGTCACAGATGTCGACCAAGGCCCTCGAACAAGTCGCACAACTGAGCCGTACGCCGCTGATTGCCTCGCACTCGGCACCGCGCGCGATGGTCGACATCCCACGCAACCTCAGCGACAAAGAGATGCAGTTGATCAAGAACAGCGGCGGCGTGGTGCAAATCGTCGCGTTCTCGCAGTACCTGCGGCCGCTGACCCAGAAGACCCAGGATCGCCTCAACGAGCTGCGCAAGGAATTCGACTTGCCGCCACTGCCGAACCTGGCGATGGCGCTGATGCCGGGCGACCCGATCATTGCGGCCTGGTCCGAAACGAAATTCGGCCTGTACGCCAGCCGCCTCTACGCGATCCTCGAAGACGAACCGAAGGCCAGCCTCAAGGATTTCGGCGACGCCATCGAATACGCCGTGCGCAAGATCGGCATCGACCATGTCGGCATCAGCTCCGACTTCAATGAGGGCGGCGGCGTCAAAGGTTTCCAGAACGTCGGCGAGATCCGCAATGTCACCGCTGAACTGCTGTCACGCGGTTACTCCGAAGCCGACATCGGCAAACTCTGGGGCGGCAACTTCCTGCGCGTCTGGGATCAGGTCGAAAAAGCCGCGAAACCGGCGCTGGCCAACGCGCAGGGAACGACGCAGCCATGA
- a CDS encoding formylglycine-generating enzyme family protein — protein MMNSSELRNFSLKALPALGLAALLGCALPGLAQAAEPLKPGKVFKDCKDCPEMVVLPTGTFTMGTPDDEVGREPDEGPMHPVTFAKPLAISRFQVLKGQWDAYLADTGYQMPDGDKRPGRACKAGIPDYAGSDPKKQYTDKHPAVCMDFPEAEAYVAWLSKKTAKSYRLVSESLREYAARAGSTGPFPFPFDEGKEYSIARHANTYGAADGYNFTAPAGKFPANAFGVYDMHGNIYEWTADCYNENYVGAPSDGSAWLTGDCKIRRIRGNDWGEAPVFSRSGNRNATYSDTRGDWIGFRVARDL, from the coding sequence ATGATGAACAGTAGTGAACTGCGTAATTTTTCCTTGAAAGCGTTGCCCGCGCTCGGTCTGGCTGCATTGCTCGGTTGTGCCTTGCCGGGGCTGGCGCAAGCGGCCGAACCGCTCAAACCGGGCAAAGTCTTCAAGGACTGCAAGGACTGCCCGGAAATGGTCGTGCTGCCCACCGGCACCTTCACCATGGGCACCCCGGATGACGAAGTCGGCCGCGAGCCGGACGAAGGTCCGATGCACCCGGTGACCTTTGCCAAACCGCTGGCCATCAGTCGTTTCCAGGTGCTCAAAGGGCAATGGGACGCCTACCTCGCCGACACCGGTTATCAGATGCCCGACGGCGACAAACGCCCGGGCCGCGCGTGCAAGGCCGGTATTCCCGACTACGCGGGCAGCGATCCGAAAAAGCAGTACACCGACAAGCATCCGGCGGTGTGCATGGATTTCCCCGAAGCCGAGGCCTACGTCGCCTGGCTGTCGAAGAAAACCGCTAAATCGTATCGACTGGTCAGCGAATCGCTGCGTGAATACGCCGCCCGTGCCGGTAGCACCGGGCCTTTCCCGTTCCCCTTCGATGAGGGCAAGGAATACAGCATCGCCAGACACGCCAACACCTATGGCGCCGCCGACGGCTACAACTTCACCGCGCCGGCGGGCAAGTTCCCGGCCAATGCCTTCGGCGTCTACGACATGCACGGCAACATCTACGAATGGACCGCCGACTGCTACAACGAAAACTATGTCGGCGCGCCGAGTGATGGCAGCGCCTGGCTGACCGGTGACTGCAAGATTCGCCGCATCCGCGGCAACGACTGGGGTGAAGCACCGGTGTTTTCGCGCTCGGGCAACCGCAACGCCACCTACAGCGACACCCGCGGCGACTGGATCGGATTTCGCGTCGCGCGCGATCTGTAA